From one Gemmatimonadota bacterium genomic stretch:
- a CDS encoding RNA polymerase sigma factor codes for MSSDPTLPDDAQVVRAVLHGRSEAYRLLVRRHQDALFRHADRMLGSADEAADVVQRAFVTGYRKLSACAEPAKVGGWLFRICANLCKDELKSRRRSALPLEAAASETAETASAWERAEATELRARLKEALRQLPPDQREAFVLKHVEGLSYDEMVDRIGATVPALKMRVLRAREELQGILRVCR; via the coding sequence ATGAGCTCCGATCCGACCCTCCCGGACGACGCGCAGGTCGTACGCGCCGTGCTGCACGGCCGCAGCGAAGCGTATCGACTGCTCGTGCGCCGCCATCAGGACGCGCTGTTCCGCCACGCCGACCGCATGCTGGGGAGTGCGGACGAGGCGGCCGACGTGGTCCAGCGGGCGTTCGTGACCGGCTACCGGAAGCTCTCCGCGTGCGCGGAGCCGGCGAAGGTGGGAGGGTGGCTGTTCCGCATCTGCGCCAACCTCTGCAAGGACGAGCTGAAGAGCCGACGGCGGAGCGCACTCCCCCTGGAGGCTGCGGCGTCCGAGACCGCCGAGACGGCCAGCGCGTGGGAGCGCGCCGAGGCCACGGAGCTGCGCGCGCGCTTGAAGGAGGCGTTGAGGCAGCTCCCGCCGGACCAACGCGAGGCCTTCGTGCTCAAGCACGTCGAAGGGCTTTCGTACGACGAGATGGTCGACCGGATCGGAGCCACCGTTCCGGCGCTCAAGATGCGGGTGCTGCGCGCCCGCGAGGAGCTGCAGGGGATCCTGCGCGTATGCCGATGA
- a CDS encoding glycogen-binding domain-containing protein: MNDDVGAWMDGALPREKLDADARAEADAWERALDELRAEARPAPPDLEERIMADVARAAPVRPRPWLLRPRAVHVTPLSGLLVAAGLAALLLWPRTGPAVDPVGTGIQDIYVQFTLEAPGARSVSIAGDFTGWQDVHALTDTDGDGVWTGRIALTPGVHQYMFVIDGSDWVTDPHAERYTDDGFGNRNAVIAVDAAGEVIG, encoded by the coding sequence ATGAACGACGACGTCGGAGCCTGGATGGACGGCGCGCTGCCGCGCGAGAAGCTGGACGCGGATGCGCGCGCCGAAGCGGACGCGTGGGAGCGCGCCCTGGACGAGCTGCGCGCGGAGGCGCGCCCGGCGCCCCCAGACCTGGAGGAGCGCATCATGGCCGACGTCGCGCGCGCGGCGCCGGTCCGGCCCCGCCCGTGGCTGCTGAGGCCGCGCGCGGTGCACGTCACGCCGCTGAGCGGGCTGCTGGTGGCTGCGGGCCTGGCGGCGCTGCTGCTGTGGCCGCGCACGGGGCCTGCCGTCGACCCGGTGGGCACCGGGATCCAGGACATCTACGTCCAGTTCACCCTCGAGGCGCCGGGCGCCCGCTCCGTCTCCATCGCGGGCGATTTCACCGGATGGCAGGACGTGCACGCCCTGACCGACACCGACGGGGACGGCGTGTGGACGGGACGGATCGCGCTCACGCCGGGCGTGCACCAGTACATGTTCGTGATCGACGGCTCGGATTGGGTCACGGATCCGCATGCCGAACGCTACACCGACGATGGATTCGGCAACCGCAACGCGGTGATCGCCGTCGACGCCGCCGGAGAGGTGATCGGCTGA
- a CDS encoding glycogen-binding domain-containing protein: MLAAMAACAVAAPHVAHAQEARLGLEAGWARRFPPSGTDAVQASYALAGLAADLRTAFGSGAWGSVAGGRALDGGGSDWTSATVGGEGWVRVRGPLDLGFALEGYGFRVEEPYTYRALAALVRPRVRLRLGPAHLLGHVEAGGGHSVIEADVSQVERVTRNRLQRTGATPRVRRAETDLWQRSAGAELRVRTGALVWAAGAAWSGTRAGEWRRGHASVGGSIAGTLWQAFASSWAGPAGDEVTGGLVLHVPLNGRWSARASGLRTDPDPLVRTTAASQGGLMLRWDALTSGTPPAPLYALGASTEGGTSVTFRVPAGAARTLALVGDFTDWSPVPMVRAGDVWSAEVRVRPGVYHFGFLADGEWFLPAEGVPGRVSDEWGRENGTLVVPRADADPVAGVTTSRAEGPSSTEKEARASSGPGEGAR, translated from the coding sequence TTGCTGGCTGCGATGGCTGCGTGCGCCGTCGCTGCGCCGCACGTGGCGCATGCCCAGGAGGCGCGGCTCGGCCTCGAAGCCGGGTGGGCGCGCCGATTCCCCCCTTCCGGCACCGACGCGGTGCAGGCCAGCTATGCGCTCGCCGGTCTGGCGGCCGACCTGCGCACCGCCTTCGGAAGCGGAGCCTGGGGATCGGTGGCGGGGGGGCGGGCGCTCGACGGCGGCGGGAGCGATTGGACCTCGGCCACCGTCGGGGGCGAGGGGTGGGTGCGGGTACGAGGCCCCCTGGACCTGGGCTTCGCGCTGGAGGGCTACGGGTTCCGCGTGGAAGAGCCGTACACCTATCGGGCGCTCGCGGCGCTCGTGCGCCCGCGTGTGCGCCTCCGCCTGGGTCCGGCGCATCTGCTCGGCCACGTCGAGGCGGGCGGCGGACACTCCGTGATCGAGGCGGACGTGAGCCAGGTGGAGCGGGTGACCCGAAACCGCCTGCAGCGCACGGGTGCCACGCCCCGGGTGCGCCGCGCCGAAACCGATCTCTGGCAGCGGAGCGCAGGGGCCGAGCTGCGCGTCCGCACCGGGGCGCTGGTGTGGGCGGCCGGGGCCGCCTGGTCCGGGACGCGGGCGGGGGAATGGCGCCGAGGGCATGCTTCGGTGGGCGGATCGATCGCGGGGACGCTCTGGCAGGCCTTCGCGTCCTCCTGGGCCGGCCCCGCCGGCGACGAGGTCACAGGCGGGCTCGTGCTCCATGTGCCCCTGAACGGCCGCTGGAGCGCCCGCGCCAGCGGGCTCCGCACGGACCCCGATCCTCTGGTGCGCACCACCGCCGCTTCGCAGGGCGGCCTCATGCTGCGCTGGGACGCCTTGACGTCCGGGACGCCCCCTGCCCCGCTCTATGCGCTCGGCGCGAGCACCGAGGGCGGGACGTCCGTCACGTTCCGGGTGCCGGCCGGGGCCGCCCGGACACTCGCGCTCGTGGGAGACTTCACGGACTGGAGCCCGGTGCCGATGGTGCGAGCGGGCGACGTCTGGTCCGCGGAGGTACGCGTGCGACCCGGCGTGTACCACTTCGGGTTCCTCGCGGACGGGGAGTGGTTTCTCCCTGCGGAGGGGGTGCCCGGACGCGTGTCCGACGAGTGGGGTCGCGAGAACGGGACGCTGGTGGTCCCCCGTGCGGATGCGGATCCCGTGGCTGGAGTGACCACGTCCCGCGCAGAAGGACCGTCTTCAACCGAGAAGGAGGCCCGCGCGTCGAGCGGGCCGGGAGAAGGAGCTCGATGA